TTCGAGACCTTCTACACCAAGAACATCCTTCTGAATGAAGGTCTGCGTGCCTGGATGGCACCGGCTGACCAGCCGCACGAAAACTTCGTCTTCCCTGAAGAGGTTCTGCCCCGTGGTAACGCTCTCTAATCCCGGTCTTGGCGCCACTGGCGGCAAAGACCTTCCATCCACCGGGTATGCCTGGTGGTCTGGCAACGCCCGCCTGATCAACCTGTCCGGCCGTCTGCTTGGTGCCCATGTGGCCCACGCTGGTCTGATGGTGTTCTGGGCCGGCGCAATGATGCTGTTCGAGGTGAGCCACTTCACCTTCGACAAGCCCATGTATGAGCAGGGCTTCATCTGCATGCCCCACGTTGCCACCCTTGGCTATGGCGTGGGCCCCGGCGGTGAGGTCACTGATCTCTTCCCGTTCTTCGTGGTCGGTGTTCTGCACCTGATCAGTTCCGCTGTGCTCGGCCTCGGCGGCCTGTATCACGCCCTGCGTGGCCCTGAGATATTGGAGAACTATTCCTCCTTCTTCTCTCAGGACTGGCGTGACAAAAACCAGATGACCAACATCATTGGTTATCACCTCATCCTTCTGGGCGTCGGCTGCCTGCTGCTGGTCTTCAAGGCCATGTTCTTCGGCGGCGTTTACGACACCTGGGCACCCGGCGGCGGTGACGTCCGCATGATCACCAACCCGACCCTCGATCCGGGTGTGATCTTCGGCTACCTGTTCCGCGCTCCCTTCGGTGGAGAGGGTTGGATCATCGGTGTGAACTCCATGGAGGACATTATCGGTGGCCACATCTGGCTGGGTCTGACTCTGATCTTCGGTGGCATCTGGCACGCCATCACCAAGCCCTTCGGCTGGGTGCGTCGCGCCTTCATCTGGAACGGTGAGGCCTACCTGAGCTACAGCCTTGGCGCTCTGAGCTTCATGAGCTTCATCGCTTCGGCATACATCTGGTTTAACAACACCGCTTATCCCTCCGAGTTCTGGGGCCCCACCAACGCTGAGGCATCCCAGGCTCAAAGCTTCACCTTCCTGGTGCGTGACCAGCGCCTGGGCGCCAACATCGGTTCCGCCATGGGCCCCACCGGCCTTGGCAAATACCTGATGCGCTCACCCACAGGTGAAATCATCTTCGGTGGTGAAACCATGCGCTTCTGGGACTTCCGTGGTCCCTGGCTGGAGCCCCTGCGTGGGCCCAACGGTCTCAGCCTCGACAAGCTGCAGAACGATATTCAGCCCTGGCAAGTGCGCCGTGCGGCTGAGTACATGACCCACGCTCCCAACGCCTCGATCAACTCCGTGGGCGGCATCATCACCGAGCCCAACTCGGTGAACTACGTGAACCTTCGCCAGTGGCTGGGTGCAACGCAGTTCGTGCTTGCCTTCTTCTTCCTAGTTGGTCACCTCTGGCACGCCGGCCGCGCTCGCGCTGCTGCTGCTGGCTTCGAGAAAGGCATCGACCGCAAGGCTGAGCCTGTGCTCGGCATGCCCGACCTCGACTGATCCACCGGTTCAATCCAAGCGATCGTCATCTACCCCCGCCATACGGCGGGGGTTTTTTATTGGGATGGGAGAGGCGATTTCTTAGCCTGTCCGAATCGATGGATCGTCCGTGAACACAGGTCTGAACACCCGGGTGATCCACCACGGCGACAGTTTTGCGGGAGACACCGGCACGGTGATGCCGCCGATCTTCCCCACCAGCACCTTTGCCCATGGCAACGCTGGCGGATTCGACTACACCCGCTCCGGCAACCCCAACTTCCGCATCCTTGATGGGGTGCTCGCCTCGGTTGAAGGCTCCGACCACGCCACCGTGTTTGCCTCCGGCGTCAGCGCCATCACCGCTGTGGTCTCCCAACTGAAACAGGGCGATCTGGTGCTCTGCGAAGAGAACCTCTACGGCTGCACCGTGCGTCTGTTCGAGCAGGTGT
This window of the Synechococcus sp. MU1643 genome carries:
- the psbC gene encoding photosystem II reaction center protein CP43, giving the protein MVTLSNPGLGATGGKDLPSTGYAWWSGNARLINLSGRLLGAHVAHAGLMVFWAGAMMLFEVSHFTFDKPMYEQGFICMPHVATLGYGVGPGGEVTDLFPFFVVGVLHLISSAVLGLGGLYHALRGPEILENYSSFFSQDWRDKNQMTNIIGYHLILLGVGCLLLVFKAMFFGGVYDTWAPGGGDVRMITNPTLDPGVIFGYLFRAPFGGEGWIIGVNSMEDIIGGHIWLGLTLIFGGIWHAITKPFGWVRRAFIWNGEAYLSYSLGALSFMSFIASAYIWFNNTAYPSEFWGPTNAEASQAQSFTFLVRDQRLGANIGSAMGPTGLGKYLMRSPTGEIIFGGETMRFWDFRGPWLEPLRGPNGLSLDKLQNDIQPWQVRRAAEYMTHAPNASINSVGGIITEPNSVNYVNLRQWLGATQFVLAFFFLVGHLWHAGRARAAAAGFEKGIDRKAEPVLGMPDLD